The following are encoded in a window of Chondrinema litorale genomic DNA:
- a CDS encoding acyltransferase yields the protein MNITSIKKYLSKQHILKKIIHRIIIPKNEHRPRFWVKWIINPFFHEVKGKIRNSVRRDLFPFQSFKLGKNARIEDFSVINNGVGLVEIGEGSRIGIGNVIIGPVIIESNCLLAQNIVISGLNHNYQNINNPILEQGINTNKVTLKEGCWIGANACITAGVTIGKNAVIGAGSVVTKDVPDYTVAVGNPAKVIKKLDSNIEMRTAFVINMRA from the coding sequence ATGAATATAACTTCTATAAAAAAATATCTTTCAAAACAGCATATTTTGAAAAAAATCATTCATAGGATAATAATACCCAAAAATGAACATAGACCAAGATTTTGGGTGAAATGGATAATCAATCCCTTTTTTCATGAGGTTAAAGGTAAAATAAGAAATTCTGTAAGACGAGATTTATTTCCTTTTCAAAGTTTTAAACTAGGTAAAAATGCTCGTATAGAAGATTTCTCTGTAATAAACAATGGTGTAGGATTAGTAGAAATAGGAGAAGGAAGTCGAATTGGTATTGGAAATGTTATTATTGGTCCAGTAATAATAGAAAGTAATTGTCTATTAGCTCAAAATATTGTCATTTCTGGACTAAATCATAATTATCAAAATATTAATAACCCAATATTAGAACAAGGAATTAATACAAATAAAGTAACATTAAAAGAGGGATGTTGGATCGGAGCTAATGCATGTATTACTGCTGGAGTTACAATAGGTAAAAATGCTGTAATTGGTGCTGGAAGTGTTGTTACTAAAGATGTACCTGATTATACTGTGGCAGTTGGAAATCCAGCAAAAGTAATCAAAAAACTAGATTCTAATATTGAAATGAGAACAGCATTTGTTATTAATATGAGAGCCTAA
- a CDS encoding glycosyltransferase, whose translation MGNNLSEIPIVFQAMPRWDHPYESTAINIAKRLSKKRTVFYVEHPYTWKDLLTVDQSKIYNRLDCWNPFKQSYHKPYDNYQNLIYIVPSPQIPFNFLPEGNLFEAIRNNINNKIWKTIDKVIDKFNYNKFIYINSFDPVFAQVRSQKELVANIYQSVDNISGEKYIAKHGIRAEKEATINADLVLTTSKELKNKLGFYNNQTHAIENGVDYYHFAENVDGIPEDLSKIEGIKILYVGNIGLRIDYNLIEQIAKKFPQWNWVFVGPEDKREFKGQRLKSLNNVYFLGKKSYSELPPYIRFADACILPFKCNELTKCIYPLKINEYFACGKPVLSTSFSDFYPLSNEINFFNSIDSFESQMEDIINSNNNSDRKKGFALNNDWNSRTKQIEMLISNVLVEKSSQKDRIQKSIPA comes from the coding sequence ATGGGAAATAACTTATCAGAAATCCCCATAGTTTTTCAAGCTATGCCTAGATGGGATCATCCATACGAATCAACTGCAATAAACATTGCTAAAAGGCTTTCAAAGAAAAGAACCGTCTTTTACGTAGAGCATCCTTATACTTGGAAGGATCTTTTAACAGTTGATCAGAGTAAAATCTATAATAGATTAGATTGTTGGAATCCCTTTAAACAATCCTATCATAAACCTTATGATAATTATCAAAACTTAATATATATTGTTCCTAGTCCTCAAATACCATTTAATTTCCTACCAGAAGGTAATCTATTTGAAGCTATAAGGAACAATATAAATAATAAGATTTGGAAAACGATTGACAAAGTTATTGATAAGTTTAATTATAATAAATTTATCTATATCAACTCTTTTGATCCTGTTTTTGCTCAAGTAAGATCTCAAAAAGAATTAGTGGCAAATATTTATCAAAGTGTAGATAATATTTCAGGAGAAAAATATATAGCAAAACATGGTATAAGAGCCGAGAAAGAAGCCACTATAAATGCGGACTTGGTGCTTACCACATCAAAAGAATTAAAAAACAAATTAGGTTTTTATAATAACCAAACCCATGCTATTGAAAATGGCGTGGATTACTATCATTTTGCTGAAAATGTTGATGGAATTCCTGAAGATTTATCAAAGATTGAAGGAATAAAAATATTGTATGTAGGAAATATTGGATTAAGAATAGACTATAACTTAATTGAGCAAATTGCTAAAAAATTCCCGCAATGGAATTGGGTGTTTGTTGGACCTGAAGATAAAAGAGAGTTTAAAGGACAAAGACTTAAATCTCTAAATAATGTTTACTTTTTAGGTAAAAAAAGTTATTCTGAATTACCTCCATATATAAGATTTGCTGATGCTTGTATATTACCTTTTAAATGTAATGAGCTCACAAAATGTATATATCCTCTCAAAATAAATGAATACTTTGCTTGTGGTAAACCTGTATTATCAACCTCATTTTCAGATTTTTATCCATTGAGTAATGAAATTAATTTCTTCAATAGTATAGATTCATTTGAGTCTCAAATGGAGGATATAATCAATTCAAATAATAACTCGGATAGAAAAAAAGGTTTTGCTTTAAATAACGATTGGAACTCAAGAACCAAACAAATTGAAATGCTAATTTCAAATGTTTTAGTAGAGAAAAGTTCTCAAAAAGATAGAATTCAAAAAAGTATACCTGCATGA
- a CDS encoding PAS domain-containing protein: MSNPNKISIEDLPLSVLLENTLDRICILSQDGEYLFVNKKECEYLGSHKDDILNKGIWIINALFENKKDWTKTISKLREIINQTIIYSETDSYGNILEFKSKLQLIKYNFDEFVIITTKNIATKRNLESRLDEQSIKINELAQLPEEDPNPILKFSKAGKINYCNRAGKFTLYNFFKNSENGKRKIKEILENFLKYEEEIKINDSFYSTSYIPVNSQDGIVLYAKNITKLKKIEADLEKVSIVARQTSNGVVITNPEGKIEWVNNSFENVSGYKLEEIIGKKPSKFLQGEDTSIDSINKFKNGLLSKVHFNVEILNYSKQGKKYWCSCDITPILDKNGKVKNSSLYKQI, encoded by the coding sequence ATGTCTAATCCCAATAAAATTAGCATTGAAGATTTGCCATTATCCGTACTTTTAGAAAACACTTTAGATCGAATATGTATTCTTAGTCAAGATGGTGAATATTTATTTGTTAATAAAAAAGAGTGCGAATATTTAGGTTCACACAAGGATGATATACTTAATAAAGGAATTTGGATAATAAATGCCTTATTTGAAAATAAAAAAGATTGGACTAAAACAATAAGTAAGCTAAGAGAAATTATTAATCAGACTATTATTTATTCTGAAACGGATAGTTATGGTAATATACTTGAGTTTAAGTCCAAGCTTCAACTTATTAAATATAATTTTGATGAATTTGTAATAATTACAACAAAAAACATAGCTACCAAAAGGAATTTAGAAAGCAGATTAGATGAACAATCAATAAAGATTAATGAGTTAGCACAACTACCCGAAGAAGACCCTAATCCAATATTAAAATTTTCAAAAGCTGGTAAAATTAATTATTGTAACAGAGCTGGAAAATTTACACTTTACAATTTTTTTAAAAATTCAGAAAATGGTAAACGTAAAATAAAAGAAATACTCGAAAACTTTTTGAAATATGAAGAGGAAATAAAAATAAATGATAGTTTCTATAGCACTAGTTACATCCCTGTAAACTCCCAGGATGGGATTGTTCTTTATGCAAAGAATATTACAAAACTAAAGAAAATTGAAGCTGACCTTGAAAAGGTATCAATAGTTGCTAGACAAACAAGTAATGGAGTTGTTATAACAAATCCTGAAGGTAAGATTGAATGGGTAAATAATAGTTTTGAAAATGTGTCAGGCTATAAGTTAGAAGAAATTATTGGCAAAAAACCAAGTAAATTTCTACAAGGTGAAGATACAAGTATAGACTCCATTAATAAGTTTAAAAATGGACTACTTTCGAAAGTACATTTCAATGTTGAAATTCTTAATTATAGTAAGCAAGGCAAAAAGTACTGGTGTTCATGTGATATTACTCCTATTTTAGATAAAAATGGTAAAGTAAAAAATTCATCTCTGTACAAACAGATATAA
- a CDS encoding glycosyltransferase family 2 protein has product MNPFISIISVNYRNTKDTTAFLESIKESKYDNIEVILVDNAPLISDQHLFEKAYPNLIYIHSKENLGFAGANNLGIKRAFGDLYYFLNNDTILTKESIIPLIQRFSTNKHLGAASPRIAFYDNQNLLQYAGMTPINPLTGRNKMIGNHEIDSPIYQKTNQIGYAHGAAMMIPAKIVNEIGPMETDYFLYYEELDWCEKIRQQNKEIEIVGEGRVIHKASASIKANSPLQTFYMTRNRLLFMYRFNSNNQFKKFWNFYKFVVIPKEKLKFIIKGDKDGLNAYNQALTSATNYFKNTNLPLQNFHAVA; this is encoded by the coding sequence ATGAATCCATTTATATCCATAATCAGTGTAAATTATAGAAATACAAAAGATACTACTGCATTTCTAGAATCAATAAAAGAAAGTAAATATGATAATATTGAAGTAATACTAGTTGATAATGCTCCTTTAATTTCTGATCAACATTTATTCGAAAAGGCTTATCCTAATTTAATTTATATCCATAGCAAAGAGAATTTAGGATTTGCCGGAGCTAATAATTTAGGAATTAAACGCGCTTTTGGAGACTTATACTACTTTTTGAATAATGATACGATCTTAACTAAAGAAAGTATTATACCTCTTATTCAAAGATTTTCAACCAATAAACATTTAGGAGCTGCAAGTCCGCGCATAGCTTTCTACGATAATCAGAATTTATTACAATATGCTGGAATGACTCCTATAAACCCACTCACGGGTAGAAATAAAATGATTGGTAATCATGAAATTGATTCACCTATTTATCAAAAAACTAATCAAATAGGATATGCACATGGTGCAGCAATGATGATTCCAGCTAAAATAGTTAATGAAATTGGTCCAATGGAAACTGATTATTTTCTCTATTACGAAGAACTAGATTGGTGTGAGAAAATAAGACAGCAAAATAAAGAAATCGAAATAGTAGGAGAAGGGCGCGTAATTCATAAAGCATCTGCATCCATTAAAGCTAATAGTCCATTACAAACTTTTTACATGACTAGAAATAGACTCCTATTTATGTATAGATTTAATAGTAATAATCAATTTAAAAAATTTTGGAATTTCTATAAGTTTGTTGTTATTCCTAAAGAAAAATTGAAGTTTATTATCAAAGGTGATAAAGATGGTTTAAATGCTTATAATCAAGCCCTTACATCTGCAACAAATTACTTTAAAAATACAAATTTACCCTTGCAGAATTTTCATGCTGTAGCTTAA
- a CDS encoding ParB N-terminal domain-containing protein — MAKSKRDLFKTLNTGVLNQDKKIIKTEHIKQEIKILPELRDLIPPLKKEEFEALEENIKANGCRDALLVWEKENEYILVDGHNRYNICSKNAISYSIKLLHFSDLEDVKTYMIDNQLSRRNLTLEQASYLRGMKYNREKLDKGKYDRSDQKGQNGPYENTTSERLADEYKVSEKTIKRDALYAAGLEKIGSLNEGLKREILAGNVKVKKSSIQAFSRVSNVNEIKDINDIESAIETKHKTLKTDNKLNESSQRIVMLLKKINSAKKGQIKICDDIIKEAEKLKLLFG, encoded by the coding sequence ATGGCAAAGAGTAAGAGAGATTTATTTAAGACATTAAATACAGGTGTTTTAAATCAGGATAAGAAAATTATTAAGACAGAACACATAAAACAAGAGATTAAGATCCTTCCTGAGTTGAGAGATTTAATTCCTCCATTAAAAAAGGAAGAATTTGAAGCTTTAGAAGAAAATATAAAAGCAAATGGTTGTCGTGATGCATTGTTAGTTTGGGAGAAGGAAAATGAATATATATTGGTTGATGGTCATAATCGATATAATATTTGCTCTAAAAATGCCATAAGTTATTCAATTAAGTTGTTACATTTTTCTGATTTGGAAGATGTGAAAACTTATATGATTGATAATCAACTAAGCAGAAGAAATCTAACTTTAGAACAAGCTTCATACTTAAGAGGCATGAAATATAATCGTGAAAAGTTAGATAAGGGAAAATACGATAGATCGGATCAAAAAGGACAAAATGGCCCTTATGAAAATACAACATCAGAAAGATTAGCAGATGAATATAAAGTAAGTGAAAAAACGATTAAGAGAGATGCCCTTTATGCAGCAGGATTAGAAAAAATCGGGAGTCTTAATGAAGGTTTAAAACGAGAAATTTTAGCGGGTAATGTCAAGGTAAAGAAATCTTCTATACAAGCTTTTTCAAGAGTATCTAATGTAAATGAAATAAAAGATATTAATGATATAGAATCAGCAATAGAAACGAAGCATAAAACCTTAAAAACAGACAATAAGCTAAATGAATCATCTCAAAGGATCGTAATGCTTTTAAAAAAAATAAATTCTGCTAAAAAAGGGCAGATTAAAATTTGTGATGATATAATTAAAGAGGCTGAAAAGTTAAAGTTGTTATTCGGATAA
- a CDS encoding LruC domain-containing protein — protein sequence MKFYTKYFLSILLLSACNLNKDIEDPIAVSGSLETLEVPEDFEYATSKLIDLEISINNIESDIIFDLYDQENNLLLRGNTSNENTFITQLSLPYHHDSIWIKPHHIGIISEIGLEIIGNKVNYEFTPVISSDAYSTVKNSNKRTLATIYEPMGDWDSQGRPLYLEATGDVISQSLLDDIDASLPESRPVPTFNPEYLVDQDMNTKLQADADVWITFVHEGAGWKNTLGYYTYDINNPPASVEDITNHHIIFPNVSFNGSGGNLQSGDKVHLGRFPVNTGIGWFLVPNAWDANTSTVLDKPQVKYSVKSFNSFTDTEYAQHVILLKDNVRELLLLGFEDTSRPAGDNDFNDAIFYVSANPYSAIITDDFQEVTASEDTDLDGVLDHLDEYPTDPDKAFNAYIPAQNVTGSLAFEDMWPNEGDYDFNDLVMDYQYKKILSANMRVQELEANYTLKAVGGYYHNGFGIELPFSNNSVQSISGNVLKDRYVQTNSNGTESGQTNTVVIVFEDAYDIMSPLGTGQLVNVREKEGYIEPVEININIDFTDYQVFNSQIVSESINPFIIVNKNRGHEVHLPGNEPTDLVDETIFGSGSDNSNPNNQRYYVTSQQLPWAIDISRTFEYPIENAAINKAHKNFANWAESNGSIYSDWYYNKGGYRDTKFIY from the coding sequence ATGAAATTTTATACAAAATACTTTCTAAGTATTCTTCTTTTGAGTGCTTGTAACCTGAATAAAGATATTGAAGACCCGATTGCAGTATCGGGTTCATTAGAAACATTAGAAGTTCCCGAAGATTTTGAATATGCAACTAGTAAATTGATTGATCTTGAAATATCTATAAACAATATAGAAAGTGATATTATATTCGATTTATACGATCAAGAAAATAATTTACTTTTAAGAGGTAATACTTCTAACGAAAACACTTTTATCACCCAACTAAGTTTACCTTATCACCATGATTCAATATGGATAAAACCTCATCATATTGGTATCATTTCAGAGATAGGATTAGAGATAATAGGTAACAAAGTAAATTATGAATTTACTCCAGTGATAAGTTCTGATGCTTATAGTACAGTAAAAAATAGTAATAAAAGAACTTTAGCCACAATTTATGAGCCAATGGGAGATTGGGATTCTCAAGGTAGACCTTTATACTTAGAAGCTACTGGTGATGTTATATCTCAATCTCTACTTGACGATATAGATGCATCTCTCCCTGAATCAAGACCAGTTCCAACATTTAATCCAGAATATTTGGTTGATCAAGATATGAACACAAAATTACAAGCTGACGCTGATGTTTGGATTACATTTGTACATGAAGGTGCTGGATGGAAAAATACTTTAGGATATTACACCTATGATATTAACAATCCTCCAGCTTCTGTAGAAGATATTACTAATCATCACATCATTTTTCCAAATGTCTCATTTAATGGTAGTGGAGGAAATCTTCAAAGTGGTGACAAAGTTCATTTAGGTAGATTTCCAGTAAATACAGGTATTGGTTGGTTTTTAGTACCTAATGCATGGGATGCTAATACTTCTACTGTACTTGATAAACCACAAGTCAAATATTCCGTAAAATCTTTCAATAGTTTTACAGATACAGAATATGCTCAACATGTAATACTATTAAAAGATAATGTTAGAGAATTACTTTTACTTGGTTTTGAAGATACATCTAGACCAGCTGGTGATAATGATTTTAATGATGCAATATTTTATGTATCTGCCAACCCGTACTCTGCTATAATAACAGATGATTTTCAAGAAGTTACAGCATCGGAAGACACAGACTTAGATGGAGTATTAGATCATCTAGATGAATATCCAACTGATCCTGACAAAGCTTTTAATGCCTATATACCAGCTCAAAACGTTACTGGAAGTTTAGCATTTGAAGATATGTGGCCAAATGAAGGTGATTATGATTTTAATGACCTTGTAATGGACTATCAATATAAAAAGATTCTAAGTGCAAATATGAGAGTCCAAGAATTAGAGGCTAACTATACTTTAAAAGCAGTAGGAGGCTACTACCACAACGGCTTTGGAATTGAATTACCTTTTTCAAATAACTCAGTTCAATCCATTTCAGGTAATGTATTAAAAGATAGATATGTACAAACAAACTCTAATGGTACAGAAAGTGGCCAAACCAACACAGTAGTAATTGTTTTTGAAGATGCATATGATATTATGTCACCTTTAGGTACCGGCCAACTAGTTAATGTTAGAGAAAAAGAAGGTTATATAGAACCAGTAGAAATTAATATAAATATTGATTTTACTGATTATCAAGTTTTTAACTCACAAATAGTTTCAGAAAGTATTAATCCTTTTATCATAGTAAATAAAAACCGTGGACATGAAGTCCATCTTCCTGGAAATGAGCCAACTGACTTAGTAGATGAAACAATATTTGGTTCTGGTTCAGATAATAGTAACCCGAACAATCAAAGATATTATGTTACTTCTCAACAATTACCTTGGGCAATTGATATAAGTAGGACTTTTGAATACCCTATTGAAAATGCTGCTATTAATAAAGCTCATAAAAACTTTGCAAATTGGGCTGAAAGTAATGGTAGTATCTATTCAGATTGGTACTATAATAAAGGTGGCTATAGAGATACTAAGTTTATTTATTGA
- a CDS encoding ParA family protein produces the protein MSENDQIVQFLKANPAFSLSMLEKEASIPSGVLSKVLRGERKLNADHIKLLRPVLYKYGLRHDDTPSKAKVISIVNHKGGVGKTTTAINLGKALTMMGKKVLLVDMDSQGNLSQGLGFDEPEKQVVDALLKEEPLPIFLVSENYDLSPSDLELAEADLELVQNIGGFNRLNKVLRPIKDQYDFILIDCPPSLNIITSSAMVAADSCLITLQPEIAAVKGLDKILTRIGNIQEEINEKLRVEGIVFTLVNKRLVVHQSNMEYVRESLPGFKIFEAMIRENVSLTEAQSAQMDIFSYAPESNGAKDYYKLAEELLQN, from the coding sequence ATGTCAGAAAACGATCAAATTGTCCAATTCTTAAAGGCGAATCCCGCATTTTCGCTATCAATGCTTGAAAAAGAAGCTAGTATTCCTAGTGGTGTTTTAAGTAAAGTGCTAAGAGGAGAAAGAAAGCTAAACGCAGATCATATAAAATTACTTCGTCCTGTTTTATACAAGTATGGACTAAGACATGATGATACACCTTCTAAGGCAAAAGTAATTAGCATTGTAAATCATAAAGGAGGTGTAGGAAAAACTACTACTGCTATTAATTTAGGTAAAGCCTTAACAATGATGGGTAAAAAAGTTTTACTTGTTGACATGGATTCGCAAGGTAACCTATCTCAAGGTTTAGGTTTTGATGAACCTGAAAAACAAGTGGTTGATGCTTTATTAAAAGAAGAACCATTACCAATTTTTTTAGTTTCAGAAAATTATGACCTCTCCCCTAGCGACCTTGAACTTGCTGAGGCTGATTTAGAATTAGTACAAAATATTGGTGGATTTAATAGGCTAAATAAAGTGCTAAGACCTATTAAAGATCAATATGATTTTATTTTGATTGATTGTCCACCATCTTTGAATATTATTACTTCAAGTGCAATGGTGGCTGCAGATAGTTGCTTAATTACGCTTCAACCTGAAATTGCTGCTGTAAAAGGATTAGACAAAATTCTTACTAGGATTGGAAATATTCAGGAAGAAATAAATGAAAAACTTCGAGTTGAAGGAATTGTATTTACTTTGGTAAATAAGCGATTAGTTGTTCATCAAAGTAATATGGAGTATGTGAGAGAAAGTCTTCCAGGCTTTAAAATTTTTGAAGCAATGATTAGAGAAAATGTATCACTTACAGAAGCACAATCTGCTCAAATGGATATCTTTTCTTATGCACCTGAATCTAATGGAGCTAAGGATTATTATAAATTAGCAGAAGAGTTATTGCAGAATTGA
- a CDS encoding sugar transferase, producing MFKRQQQNIGDKIKRIIDILVAGSILIILSPIILTFAILIKLDSKGPIFYVSKRVGKGYKIFNFYKFRSMRVDADALVDKLKRNNQYLKVEEKPIPEVCEKCTSENKLLMIMDGRPVCEHYVDSKKLINKTSFVKFQNDPRITKLGEFLRRSSVDELPQLWNVLKGDMSLVGNRPLPLYEAEKLTRDQSVLRFEAPAGITGLWQVSKRGKSDMSEEERIELDNEYATNRNLIYDMKLLIKTIPAIMQKENV from the coding sequence ATATTTAAAAGACAGCAACAAAATATTGGGGATAAAATAAAAAGAATAATAGATATTCTAGTTGCTGGATCTATTTTGATTATACTTTCACCTATAATTTTAACTTTTGCAATTCTTATAAAATTAGATTCAAAAGGACCAATTTTTTACGTATCAAAAAGAGTAGGTAAAGGATACAAAATATTTAATTTTTATAAATTCAGATCTATGAGAGTTGATGCTGATGCTTTAGTAGATAAATTAAAAAGAAATAATCAATATTTAAAAGTAGAAGAAAAACCAATACCCGAGGTTTGTGAAAAATGCACTTCAGAAAATAAATTATTAATGATCATGGATGGTAGACCTGTTTGTGAACATTATGTAGATTCAAAAAAACTCATAAATAAAACCTCTTTTGTTAAATTCCAAAATGATCCTAGAATTACCAAATTGGGTGAATTTTTAAGAAGATCTAGTGTTGATGAATTACCTCAACTCTGGAATGTATTGAAAGGAGATATGTCTTTAGTTGGTAATAGACCTCTCCCCCTTTACGAGGCAGAAAAACTAACAAGAGACCAATCAGTTCTTAGATTTGAAGCTCCCGCAGGAATTACTGGTCTATGGCAAGTTTCTAAAAGAGGAAAATCAGATATGTCAGAGGAAGAGAGAATCGAATTAGATAATGAATATGCAACTAATCGAAATCTTATCTATGACATGAAACTTTTAATAAAAACTATACCTGCAATAATGCAAAAAGAAAACGTCTGA
- a CDS encoding GAF domain-containing hybrid sensor histidine kinase/response regulator has translation MIGINCEKALEQLKLLFHNPEEFISDVKILLKEKNTVLSDEISMIDGRILERDYIPIFSENEYKGHLWRYKDITERKIAEKALYQQKNDLEINLTQQKLLSQISFNINRQDLSFEEKMAYTLANLGGFLDVSRLYIFENNHDTQCTKNSFEWCNKGISPQIEDLQDIPFDVIPSFFRIMESEGRFFSENIKNLPDDLVSILEPQGIISLLIYPMWLNGKLIGHIGFDECLKEDRVWNDNIFELLKTVCNIVSFEYDRVKFQQNLIFSEKNALEAAKAKEHFLANMSHEIRTPMNAIIGMAGLLKDTKLNQKQKNFLNAIKTSADNLLVVLNDILDFSKIEAGKLNIEKIPFKLDQITSQVVKTQGLRAAEKSIVLEYDFDEAIHPVVIGDPFRLNQILLNLLSNAIKFTDYGEVKLSVKLLKETETSNEIQFTVSDTGIGIEPEHINKIFESFIQQDSSITRRFGGTGLGLSITQALVSLFNGKLNVKSTPQKGSEFIVTICFEKSDESKIQIKQSLIETKDALKGKKILLAEDNELNQFFAISVLENWGAQVDVVYNGKDALEFITKNTYDVVLMDIQMPVMNGIEATRKLRNAGNNIPIIALTANALKGDKEKFIGIGMDNYVSKPIEPNTLFTVICNSLNIKAKTMMLNSKKNDLNEIEESYSLEKLEVMSVNNPKFKEKMIKIFVTMTPNNLIELENAINSKNYALLKNLAHKMKASIDTFIIKQSMKDIRKLETVEKDDMSEIDIQIIYKRLNNNLFKVIDQLKNEYLINEPNYV, from the coding sequence ATGATTGGAATAAATTGTGAAAAAGCATTAGAGCAATTAAAATTGCTATTCCACAATCCAGAAGAATTTATATCAGATGTTAAGATTTTATTAAAAGAAAAAAATACAGTCCTTAGTGATGAAATAAGTATGATAGATGGAAGAATTCTTGAAAGAGATTACATTCCTATCTTTAGTGAAAATGAATATAAAGGTCATCTATGGAGATACAAAGATATAACTGAGCGAAAAATAGCTGAGAAAGCACTATATCAGCAAAAAAATGATCTTGAAATAAATTTAACACAGCAAAAATTACTTTCACAAATTTCATTTAACATCAACAGGCAAGATCTTTCTTTTGAAGAAAAGATGGCTTATACTTTGGCAAACCTTGGAGGATTTCTTGATGTAAGCAGACTATATATTTTTGAAAATAATCATGATACACAATGTACAAAGAATAGCTTTGAATGGTGTAATAAGGGAATTTCTCCTCAAATTGAAGATTTACAAGATATTCCATTTGATGTAATTCCATCATTTTTTAGAATAATGGAATCTGAAGGTAGATTCTTTTCTGAGAATATAAAAAATCTCCCTGATGATTTAGTTAGCATTTTAGAACCACAGGGAATTATTTCTCTTTTAATCTACCCTATGTGGTTAAATGGAAAATTAATCGGTCATATTGGTTTTGATGAATGCTTAAAAGAAGATAGAGTATGGAATGATAATATTTTTGAGTTATTAAAGACTGTTTGTAACATTGTCTCTTTTGAATACGATAGAGTTAAGTTTCAACAAAATTTGATTTTTTCTGAAAAGAATGCACTTGAAGCTGCAAAAGCCAAAGAACATTTCTTGGCTAATATGAGCCATGAAATAAGAACACCAATGAATGCAATAATTGGTATGGCAGGTTTATTAAAGGATACTAAACTAAATCAAAAACAAAAAAACTTTCTTAATGCTATTAAGACTTCTGCAGATAACCTTCTTGTTGTATTAAATGATATTCTAGATTTTTCTAAGATCGAAGCCGGTAAATTAAATATAGAAAAAATCCCTTTTAAACTTGATCAAATCACTTCACAAGTTGTAAAAACACAAGGTTTAAGAGCTGCCGAAAAAAGTATTGTCCTTGAATATGATTTTGATGAAGCAATACATCCAGTTGTTATTGGAGATCCTTTTAGACTCAATCAAATCTTACTTAACCTTTTGAGTAATGCTATTAAATTTACTGATTATGGAGAGGTAAAACTATCAGTAAAACTTTTAAAAGAAACAGAAACTTCTAATGAAATTCAGTTCACTGTTTCAGATACTGGAATTGGTATAGAACCAGAGCATATCAACAAAATATTTGAAAGCTTTATTCAGCAAGATTCATCTATTACTAGAAGATTTGGAGGTACAGGTTTAGGTTTATCAATTACTCAAGCACTCGTGAGTCTTTTCAATGGGAAATTAAATGTGAAAAGTACTCCTCAAAAAGGATCTGAATTTATTGTAACTATTTGTTTTGAGAAAAGTGATGAATCTAAAATTCAAATAAAACAAAGTTTAATAGAAACTAAAGATGCCTTAAAAGGAAAGAAAATATTGCTTGCAGAAGATAATGAGTTAAATCAGTTTTTTGCTATATCTGTTCTTGAAAATTGGGGTGCACAAGTTGATGTCGTTTACAACGGTAAAGATGCTTTAGAATTTATTACTAAAAATACTTATGATGTTGTTTTAATGGATATTCAGATGCCAGTTATGAATGGTATTGAAGCAACTAGAAAGCTACGAAATGCAGGTAATAACATCCCCATAATTGCTTTAACTGCTAATGCTCTTAAAGGAGACAAAGAAAAGTTTATAGGTATTGGTATGGATAATTATGTCTCTAAACCAATAGAACCTAACACTTTATTTACAGTAATTTGTAATTCATTAAACATTAAAGCAAAAACTATGATGCTGAACTCGAAAAAAAATGATCTCAACGAAATAGAGGAGTCGTATAGTCTTGAAAAGCTAGAGGTAATGTCTGTAAATAACCCAAAGTTCAAAGAAAAAATGATTAAGATTTTTGTAACAATGACACCTAATAATCTTATTGAACTTGAAAATGCAATTAATTCAAAAAATTATGCCCTACTAAAAAATCTTGCACATAAAATGAAAGCTTCAATTGACACTTTCATTATTAAGCAAAGCATGAAAGATATAAGAAAACTTGAAACGGTAGAAAAAGATGATATGAGTGAAATTGATATCCAAATAATTTATAAAAGATTAAATAATAACCTTTTTAAAGTGATAGATCAATTAAAAAATGAATATCTTATTAATGAGCCTAACTACGTATAG